From Haloarcula hispanica ATCC 33960, the proteins below share one genomic window:
- a CDS encoding coiled-coil protein yields MADSIDESKNVTVTEEDLENKSKGELIKLAGQLRDRRNELNQMASERASARDDLNAKTREKVDEAQEHREKRDELNEQVQEHKDQRNELNAEANELFDKVDNLKNDLELDEGTSVEQLKEEIEDLEFKQQTEVLSSEDEKELIEKIETKREKLQEKQEKLDQGGDLEELKEEAEEVRSEASKHHQKVTELADEAQKHHNEMIEAYREADEIRDEADEKHEEFVEAQEAADQHHEDFVRVQKRLRELDKKEEEQERSQREEKQEAAREEAEEIYQKFKEGETLDTEDLMKLQKAGKL; encoded by the coding sequence ATGGCAGACTCGATAGACGAATCAAAGAACGTTACAGTAACCGAAGAGGATCTCGAAAACAAATCGAAAGGCGAGCTTATCAAACTCGCCGGCCAGCTCCGCGACCGACGGAACGAGCTGAACCAGATGGCGTCCGAGCGGGCCTCCGCCCGTGACGACCTGAACGCGAAGACTCGCGAGAAGGTCGACGAGGCCCAGGAACACCGCGAGAAGCGCGACGAGCTCAACGAGCAGGTTCAGGAGCACAAGGACCAGCGCAACGAGCTCAATGCGGAAGCAAACGAGCTGTTCGACAAGGTCGACAACCTGAAAAACGACCTCGAACTCGACGAGGGCACGTCGGTCGAACAACTCAAAGAGGAGATCGAAGACCTCGAGTTCAAGCAACAGACCGAAGTGCTCTCCTCGGAGGACGAGAAGGAGCTCATCGAGAAGATCGAGACCAAGCGCGAGAAGCTCCAGGAGAAACAGGAGAAGCTCGACCAGGGCGGCGACCTCGAAGAGCTCAAAGAGGAAGCGGAAGAGGTCCGCTCGGAAGCCTCAAAGCACCACCAGAAGGTCACGGAACTGGCCGACGAGGCCCAGAAGCACCACAACGAGATGATCGAGGCCTACCGCGAGGCCGACGAGATCCGTGACGAGGCCGACGAGAAGCACGAGGAGTTCGTCGAAGCGCAGGAAGCGGCCGACCAGCACCACGAAGACTTCGTCCGCGTCCAGAAGCGCCTGCGCGAACTCGACAAGAAGGAAGAGGAGCAGGAGCGCTCCCAGCGCGAGGAGAAGCAGGAAGCCGCGCGCGAGGAAGCCGAGGAGATTTATCAGAAGTTCAAGGAGGGCGAGACCCTCGACACCGAGGACCTGATGAAGCTCCAGAAGGCCGGCAAGCTGTAA
- a CDS encoding LysE family translocator, protein MHHSLGLLQLGALSLVPTALGGVLFGLALAAPPGPMNAVIAEESALRGWRAGFFAGLGAMTADACFLVLAVLGAATVITETPGVRRVMVGAGGLLMLWFAYGAVKEANTTVTEGDSSVTSGDSRGFRKALVLALTNPYQVAFWLTVGVGLLEPGVVDVASYVPAVGTDALTVQTGHPVLLGGFFGGIGLWITGFPAAIVAARTRIERLAPLIAWVSAAVLAGTGVLFLLRAL, encoded by the coding sequence ATGCATCACTCACTCGGCCTGCTCCAGCTCGGCGCGCTCTCGCTCGTCCCGACAGCTCTCGGTGGAGTCCTGTTCGGCCTCGCACTCGCCGCGCCACCGGGTCCGATGAACGCCGTCATTGCTGAGGAGAGCGCACTGCGGGGCTGGCGGGCCGGCTTTTTCGCCGGCCTCGGCGCGATGACCGCTGACGCCTGTTTCCTCGTGCTCGCCGTGCTCGGCGCTGCGACAGTCATCACCGAGACGCCAGGCGTTCGGCGCGTGATGGTCGGGGCCGGCGGGCTCCTGATGCTCTGGTTCGCCTACGGTGCAGTCAAAGAAGCGAATACAACAGTTACCGAGGGGGACTCGTCGGTCACGTCTGGGGACAGTCGCGGCTTTCGCAAGGCACTCGTGCTGGCGCTGACCAACCCCTATCAGGTCGCCTTCTGGCTCACCGTCGGCGTCGGCCTCCTCGAACCCGGTGTGGTCGACGTGGCGTCGTACGTGCCTGCGGTCGGGACTGATGCGCTAACCGTCCAGACCGGACATCCGGTGCTGCTGGGTGGGTTTTTCGGCGGTATCGGCCTCTGGATCACGGGGTTTCCGGCGGCGATTGTCGCCGCGAGAACGCGTATCGAGCGGCTCGCACCGCTAATCGCGTGGGTCAGCGCTGCTGTTCTCGCCGGGACCGGCGTCCTGTTCCTGCTGCGAGCGCTATGA
- a CDS encoding HD domain-containing protein, translated as MGVEIRESPVSADAFEDMKEFVHDYLAASVENEEEGGRMRWYPWHSAEYRFNHILNVVDIATKIARKEGANVDVTRVAALFHDIAKLEAEQDLHAEAGARIAREYLKAHGDYPESFIEQVCSAVDAHSYQGPLDDLPLEVQCLIEADILDKVGANGTALMLLRMGYESRTHMDAAEMVDRVIERGEDARERVQSDTAESIVHQRLKRTRWFQEWLTMEVAEMAVEDDLDDVATGMGDS; from the coding sequence GTGGGCGTCGAGATTAGGGAGTCACCTGTCTCAGCCGACGCGTTCGAGGATATGAAGGAGTTCGTCCACGACTACCTTGCGGCGAGCGTCGAAAACGAAGAAGAGGGCGGCCGCATGCGCTGGTACCCGTGGCACTCCGCGGAATACCGCTTCAACCACATCCTCAACGTCGTCGACATCGCGACAAAAATCGCCCGCAAGGAAGGGGCGAACGTGGACGTGACTCGCGTGGCAGCGTTGTTTCACGACATCGCGAAACTGGAAGCCGAGCAGGACCTCCACGCGGAAGCCGGCGCTCGGATCGCACGCGAGTACCTGAAGGCACACGGTGACTACCCCGAATCGTTTATCGAACAGGTCTGCTCCGCCGTCGATGCCCACTCGTATCAGGGGCCGCTGGACGACCTACCCCTGGAAGTACAGTGTCTCATCGAGGCGGACATTCTGGATAAGGTGGGCGCGAACGGGACCGCCCTGATGCTGTTGCGGATGGGCTATGAGTCCCGGACGCACATGGACGCGGCCGAGATGGTCGACCGGGTCATCGAGCGCGGCGAGGATGCCCGCGAGCGTGTTCAGAGCGACACCGCTGAGTCCATCGTCCACCAGCGGCTCAAGCGGACCCGCTGGTTCCAGGAGTGGCTGACGATGGAGGTCGCCGAAATGGCCGTCGAAGACGACCTCGATGACGTGGCGACCGGGATGGGCGACTCATAG
- a CDS encoding GNAT family N-acetyltransferase: MKIREAVPSDRPAIRDVARRSLEASYSLGPKAITSAIEEWYDEARIEEVLDDDSNRLILVGEQDGQVVGLSESVLSGDSIGTILWLHVDPAYRGEGIGSALFDETHGELHDRGAETLQGRVLADNVEGNSFYEDRGFERAGTGEVDIAGRTYVENLYTDADELGREPVTDDGRTVYVDHNNHESGSMAPFHVVHVTEEGSDRYGYYCSNCETLANAMDSMGRIECDNCGNVRKPMRWDAAYL; the protein is encoded by the coding sequence ATGAAAATCAGGGAGGCAGTGCCGTCGGATCGGCCGGCTATCCGTGACGTGGCGCGTCGCTCACTAGAGGCGTCGTATTCGCTGGGGCCGAAGGCGATTACGAGCGCTATCGAGGAGTGGTACGACGAAGCGCGCATCGAGGAAGTGCTGGACGACGATAGTAATCGGTTGATTCTCGTCGGTGAGCAGGACGGGCAGGTGGTCGGCCTCTCCGAGAGCGTCCTGTCGGGCGACAGTATCGGGACGATTCTCTGGCTGCACGTCGACCCGGCATACCGCGGCGAGGGGATTGGGTCAGCGTTGTTCGACGAGACCCACGGGGAACTCCATGACCGGGGTGCCGAGACACTCCAGGGGCGCGTGCTGGCCGACAACGTCGAGGGCAACAGCTTCTACGAGGACCGCGGCTTCGAACGCGCCGGCACGGGTGAAGTCGACATCGCCGGACGAACCTACGTCGAGAACCTCTACACCGACGCCGACGAACTCGGTCGCGAACCCGTAACTGACGACGGTCGGACGGTCTACGTCGACCACAACAACCACGAGTCAGGGTCGATGGCGCCGTTCCATGTGGTCCACGTCACAGAGGAGGGCAGCGACCGCTACGGCTACTACTGCAGTAACTGCGAGACGCTGGCGAACGCGATGGACTCGATGGGGCGCATCGAATGTGACAACTGCGGGAACGTTCGCAAGCCGATGCGCTGGGACGCCGCCTACCTGTAA
- a CDS encoding metal-dependent transcriptional regulator, translated as MNTQAQYLKAIYLTQQQEDGPASTGDVADMLDVSPASANEMIGKLENRGLLNHEKYKGVDLTDDGIAQAREALQNYCIIERFLIEVLEVEEFQAEAKQLEGVIDETVADRLDTIIDREPQCPDCFDPEGDVCGLLEVEAEVTSD; from the coding sequence ATGAACACGCAGGCCCAGTATCTGAAAGCGATCTATCTCACGCAACAGCAAGAAGACGGTCCGGCATCCACCGGCGACGTGGCCGACATGCTCGATGTCAGTCCGGCCAGCGCCAACGAGATGATCGGCAAACTCGAAAACCGAGGGCTGCTGAACCACGAGAAGTACAAGGGCGTCGACCTCACCGACGACGGCATCGCACAGGCTCGCGAGGCGCTCCAGAACTACTGCATCATCGAGCGGTTCCTCATCGAAGTGCTAGAGGTCGAGGAGTTCCAGGCCGAGGCAAAACAACTGGAGGGCGTCATCGACGAAACGGTCGCTGATCGCCTCGATACGATTATCGACCGCGAACCGCAGTGTCCGGACTGTTTCGACCCCGAGGGTGACGTCTGTGGCCTGCTCGAAGTCGAGGCCGAAGTCACCAGCGACTGA
- the sufD gene encoding Fe-S cluster assembly protein SufD has translation MSTQVHANLTEAQVEQISDDLGEPEWLLETRKDALAALEELDMPDVIRTPGRTWTNLDALEYESLVDPLDYAQDKDRVDAEGVEVLSWSEALDEHADLVKEHFGSTVDPQRDYLTALSTALFSAGTVVYVPEGVDAEDVKIRTTMNSQSLFNYTLVLAEESSSVTILERQQTGETTDADQYYSGIVEVVAEENAYVQYGALQNLSEETYNFQVKRGHADTYATVNWIDGNIGSRLTKSNVETRLLGDSSESQILGAFFGHEDQHFDIASRVWHEAEHTIADLVTRGVLDDDARSVYEGVQDVGREAWDTSSYQRENTLMLSDDSEADASPKLIINNHDTEASHSATVGQVDEEDMFYMTSRGVDPERAKNMLVEGFYVPVLEEVQVDELREDLDQLIYERLRE, from the coding sequence ATGAGTACGCAGGTACACGCCAATCTCACAGAGGCCCAGGTAGAACAGATTTCAGACGACCTCGGCGAGCCCGAGTGGCTGCTCGAGACGCGAAAGGACGCGCTCGCAGCGCTCGAAGAGCTCGACATGCCGGACGTCATCCGGACGCCGGGTCGCACCTGGACGAACCTCGACGCGCTCGAATACGAGTCGCTGGTCGACCCGCTCGACTACGCCCAGGACAAGGACCGCGTCGACGCAGAGGGCGTCGAAGTGCTGTCCTGGAGCGAGGCGCTCGACGAGCACGCGGACCTCGTCAAGGAGCACTTCGGCAGTACCGTTGACCCGCAGCGGGACTACCTCACTGCGCTGTCGACGGCCCTGTTCTCTGCCGGAACGGTCGTCTACGTCCCCGAGGGCGTCGACGCCGAGGACGTGAAGATCCGGACAACGATGAACAGCCAGTCGCTGTTCAACTACACGCTCGTCCTCGCCGAGGAGTCCTCCTCGGTCACGATTCTGGAGCGCCAGCAGACGGGCGAGACGACCGACGCTGACCAGTACTACTCCGGTATCGTCGAGGTCGTCGCCGAGGAGAACGCCTACGTCCAGTACGGCGCGCTCCAGAACCTCTCGGAAGAGACCTACAACTTCCAGGTCAAGCGCGGCCACGCCGACACCTACGCCACGGTCAACTGGATCGACGGCAACATCGGCTCCCGCCTGACCAAGTCCAACGTCGAGACCCGACTGCTCGGCGACTCCTCGGAGTCCCAGATTCTCGGGGCCTTCTTCGGCCACGAGGACCAGCACTTCGACATCGCGTCGCGTGTCTGGCACGAGGCCGAACACACCATCGCCGACCTCGTCACCCGCGGCGTCCTCGACGACGACGCCCGTTCGGTGTACGAGGGCGTTCAGGACGTCGGTCGCGAGGCCTGGGACACGTCGTCGTACCAGCGTGAGAACACGCTCATGCTCTCTGACGACTCCGAGGCCGACGCGTCGCCGAAGCTCATCATCAACAACCACGACACCGAGGCCTCCCACTCCGCGACGGTCGGGCAGGTCGACGAAGAGGACATGTTCTACATGACCTCCCGCGGTGTCGACCCTGAGCGAGCGAAGAACATGCTCGTCGAAGGGTTCTACGTCCCCGTGCTCGAAGAAGTGCAGGTCGACGAACTCCGCGAGGACCTCGACCAGCTGATTTACGAGCGTCTTCGTGAGTAG
- the sufB gene encoding Fe-S cluster assembly protein SufB, with protein MSSDQDHLKETDTEKRFEFKKEEKSAFEAEKGLTEETIRVISEDKDEPEWMLERRLRALEQYQEMPMPDGWPGAPDLSEVDVDEIVPYIRPDIETRGGVDDWNDLPEEIQDTFDKLGIPEAEKNALSGVGAQYESEIVYQNMQERWEDKGVIFCDMDKAVQEHEDILKEYFMTKAVPPSDNKFAALHGAIWSGGSFVYVPEDTTVDMPVQAYFRMNSDGMGQFEHTLIIAEENSEVHYIEGCSAPKYSEFNLHSGGVEVFVKENAHVQYSTVQNWSKNTYNLNTKRAICEADGTMEWVSGSMGSKATMLYPSTVLKGPGATDNHITIAFAGEGQDIDTGAKVYHNAPDTKSTIESKSISKDGGRTNYRGLVHIADGAEDSSTSVECDALMFDNESTSDTMPYMEIQESKVDVAHEATVGKIGDEDVFYLQSRGLDDDDAKQMIVAGFIEPITEELPIEYAVELNRLIELEMEGSLG; from the coding sequence ATGAGTTCAGATCAAGACCACCTCAAAGAGACCGACACCGAGAAGCGCTTCGAGTTCAAGAAAGAGGAGAAGTCCGCCTTCGAAGCCGAGAAGGGCCTCACGGAGGAGACCATCCGGGTCATCTCCGAAGACAAGGACGAGCCCGAATGGATGCTCGAACGCCGCCTTCGCGCACTCGAGCAGTACCAGGAAATGCCGATGCCGGACGGCTGGCCGGGTGCACCCGACCTCTCCGAGGTCGACGTCGACGAGATCGTCCCGTACATTCGCCCCGACATCGAGACACGCGGCGGCGTCGACGACTGGAACGATCTCCCCGAAGAGATTCAGGACACCTTCGACAAACTGGGCATCCCGGAAGCCGAGAAGAACGCCCTCTCGGGCGTCGGCGCGCAGTACGAGTCCGAGATTGTCTACCAGAACATGCAGGAGCGCTGGGAGGACAAGGGCGTCATCTTCTGTGACATGGACAAAGCCGTTCAGGAGCACGAAGACATCCTCAAAGAGTACTTCATGACCAAGGCCGTGCCGCCGAGCGACAACAAGTTCGCGGCGCTGCACGGTGCCATCTGGTCCGGCGGGTCGTTCGTCTACGTCCCCGAGGACACCACGGTCGACATGCCGGTCCAGGCGTACTTCCGCATGAACTCCGACGGCATGGGCCAGTTCGAGCACACGCTCATCATCGCCGAGGAGAACTCCGAGGTCCACTACATCGAGGGCTGTTCCGCCCCGAAGTACTCCGAGTTCAACCTCCACTCCGGCGGCGTCGAAGTGTTCGTCAAGGAGAACGCGCACGTCCAGTACTCGACGGTGCAGAACTGGTCGAAGAACACGTACAACCTCAACACCAAGCGCGCCATCTGCGAGGCCGACGGCACGATGGAGTGGGTCTCGGGCAGCATGGGCTCGAAGGCCACGATGCTGTACCCCTCCACCGTTCTCAAGGGTCCCGGCGCGACGGACAACCACATCACCATCGCCTTCGCCGGCGAGGGCCAGGACATCGACACGGGCGCGAAGGTCTACCACAACGCGCCTGATACGAAATCCACCATCGAGTCCAAGTCCATCAGCAAGGACGGCGGCCGCACGAACTACCGTGGCCTCGTCCACATCGCCGACGGAGCCGAGGACTCCTCGACTTCTGTCGAGTGTGACGCTCTGATGTTCGACAACGAGTCGACGTCGGACACGATGCCGTACATGGAGATTCAGGAGTCCAAGGTCGACGTTGCCCACGAGGCGACCGTCGGCAAGATCGGCGACGAGGACGTCTTCTACCTCCAGTCCCGCGGACTGGACGACGACGACGCCAAGCAGATGATCGTCGCTGGCTTCATCGAGCCGATTACGGAGGAACTGCCGATTGAGTACGCCGTTGAGCTGAACCGCCTCATTGAGCTTGAGATGGAGGGGTCGCTCGGATAA
- a CDS encoding ABC transporter ATP-binding protein, with the protein MAKLEINNLHAEVAEEDGETILRGVDLEVESGEIHALMGPNGSGKSTTAKIIAGHPAYEVTDGEVLIHLDENEFGDEAIPEDLRTWNLLDLEPNERAALGIFLGFQYPAEIEGVTMVNFLRTALNAKLEEREELFEDDDEEAEADAEGGDTNEDAAGYDTSPMEGNVEEGEIGVAEFQEILQEKMEQLDMDEKFASRYLNAGFSGGEKKQNEVLQAAILEPSVAVLDEIDSGLDIDRLQDVSNGINALRDEQGAGILQITHYQRILDYVEPDHVHVMLDGQIATSGGAELAEKLEDEGYDWVREEAYEAA; encoded by the coding sequence ATGGCTAAACTCGAAATCAACAATCTCCACGCAGAAGTCGCAGAAGAGGACGGTGAGACGATTCTCCGCGGTGTCGACCTCGAAGTCGAGTCCGGTGAGATCCACGCGCTGATGGGTCCCAACGGCTCGGGGAAGTCGACGACGGCGAAGATCATCGCCGGCCACCCCGCCTACGAGGTAACCGACGGGGAAGTGCTCATCCACCTCGACGAGAACGAGTTCGGTGACGAGGCAATCCCGGAGGACCTCCGCACCTGGAACCTGCTCGACCTCGAACCGAACGAGCGCGCCGCGCTCGGCATCTTCCTCGGCTTCCAGTACCCGGCCGAGATCGAGGGCGTCACGATGGTGAACTTCCTCCGCACCGCGCTCAACGCCAAGCTCGAAGAGCGCGAGGAACTCTTCGAGGATGACGACGAAGAAGCGGAAGCCGACGCAGAGGGCGGCGACACCAACGAGGACGCCGCCGGCTACGACACCTCCCCGATGGAAGGCAACGTCGAAGAGGGCGAAATCGGCGTCGCCGAGTTCCAGGAGATCCTCCAGGAGAAGATGGAGCAGCTAGATATGGACGAGAAGTTCGCGTCCCGGTATCTCAACGCCGGCTTCTCGGGCGGCGAGAAGAAGCAAAACGAAGTCCTTCAGGCCGCGATCCTCGAGCCCTCCGTTGCCGTGCTCGACGAGATCGACTCCGGGCTGGACATCGACCGACTGCAGGACGTCTCCAACGGCATCAACGCGCTCCGTGACGAGCAGGGCGCGGGCATCCTCCAGATCACCCACTACCAGCGCATCCTCGACTACGTCGAACCCGACCACGTCCACGTAATGCTCGACGGCCAGATCGCCACCTCCGGCGGTGCCGAACTCGCCGAAAAGCTCGAAGACGAAGGGTACGACTGGGTCCGAGAGGAAGCCTACGAGGCCGCGTAA
- a CDS encoding DNA-directed DNA polymerase yields the protein MSDGTQGTLGDFEQDADEDRPVADEAAAIAGNGGSDTGGTSVVDIDERQFPPVEETVEFVVTQVDYTIEGQGDDEFPVVHVFGRTDDNEPIHARVFDFKPYFYAPTDSVTEDELRQYDSITDWKAADEDGEPYESIRGERLTKIFGQTPRDVGQIRDDFDHYEADILFPNRLLIDKDITSGVRVPARELDDGSLKVHHEEITPVEAHAEPRVNTFDIEVDDRHGFPEDGEEPIICLTSHDSYRDEYVVWLYESPDGINGPEALAGYEPIREDFEADVRVFDEEEAMLEAFVDYIVDTDPDVLTGWNFDDFDAPYFLDRLEELQSYNHDFDLQIDRLSRVDEVWRSGWGGPDIKGRVVFDLLYAYKRTQFTELESYRLDAVGEQELGVGKERYTGDIGDLWEQDPEQLLEYNLRDVELCVELDREQDIIDFWDEVRTFVGCKLEDATTPGDAVDMYVLHKLHGEFALPSKGQQESEDYEGGAVFDPITGVRENVTVLDLKSLYPMCMVTTNASPETKVDPDAYDGDTYRAPNGTHFRKEPDGVIREMVDELLSEREEKKTKRNEFDPENPDYGRLDRQQAAVKVIMNSLYGVLGWDRFRLYDKEMGAAVTATGREVIDYTDEVVADEGYEVVYGDTDSVMLQLGDVGPNDVEGDVEITDEMREKHPEMGDDELELIATTIQKGFELEETINASYDEFAMEQLNAEFHRFEIEFEKLYRRFFQAGKKKRYAGNIVWKEGKHVDDIDITGFEYQRSDIAPITKRVQKEVIDRIVRGEDAESIKQYVSDVIEDYQDGNVNYDDVGIPGGIGKKLDNYDTDTAQVRGAKYANLLLGTNFQSGSKPKRLYLDRVHSDFFQRIEDEEGLDPQRDPLYGEFRRDPDVICFEYADQIPEEFEIDWDKMLDKTLKGPIARILEAMDISWEEVKSGQEQTGLGSFM from the coding sequence ATGAGTGACGGGACCCAGGGCACGCTGGGGGATTTCGAGCAAGACGCGGATGAGGACCGCCCGGTCGCCGACGAAGCGGCGGCCATCGCGGGCAACGGTGGGAGTGACACCGGCGGGACGAGCGTCGTCGACATCGACGAGCGCCAGTTCCCGCCGGTCGAGGAGACCGTCGAGTTCGTCGTCACGCAGGTCGATTACACCATCGAAGGGCAGGGCGACGACGAGTTCCCGGTCGTCCACGTCTTCGGGCGTACCGACGACAACGAACCGATCCACGCGCGGGTCTTCGATTTCAAGCCGTACTTCTACGCGCCGACCGACAGCGTCACTGAGGACGAACTCCGCCAGTACGACAGCATCACCGACTGGAAAGCGGCCGACGAGGACGGCGAGCCCTACGAGTCGATTCGCGGCGAGCGCCTGACGAAGATATTCGGCCAGACGCCCCGCGACGTGGGCCAAATTCGTGACGACTTCGACCACTACGAGGCGGACATCCTCTTTCCTAACCGCCTGCTCATCGACAAGGACATCACGAGCGGCGTGCGCGTCCCCGCCCGCGAACTCGACGACGGCAGCCTGAAAGTCCATCACGAGGAGATAACGCCGGTCGAAGCCCACGCCGAGCCGCGGGTCAACACCTTCGACATCGAGGTAGACGACCGCCACGGCTTCCCCGAGGACGGCGAGGAGCCGATCATCTGTCTCACCTCCCACGACTCCTACCGCGACGAATACGTCGTCTGGCTGTACGAGTCCCCCGACGGCATCAACGGTCCCGAGGCGCTGGCCGGCTACGAGCCGATTCGGGAAGATTTCGAGGCCGACGTTCGGGTTTTCGACGAGGAGGAGGCCATGCTGGAGGCCTTTGTCGACTACATCGTCGACACGGACCCTGACGTGCTGACTGGCTGGAACTTCGACGACTTCGACGCGCCGTACTTCCTCGACCGGCTGGAGGAACTCCAGAGCTACAACCACGACTTCGACCTCCAGATAGACCGCCTCTCGCGGGTCGACGAGGTCTGGCGCTCGGGCTGGGGCGGCCCGGACATCAAGGGCCGGGTCGTCTTCGACCTTCTCTATGCCTACAAGCGCACCCAGTTCACCGAACTCGAATCCTACCGGCTCGACGCCGTCGGCGAGCAGGAACTCGGCGTCGGCAAGGAACGCTACACCGGCGACATCGGCGATCTCTGGGAACAGGACCCCGAGCAGCTACTGGAGTACAACCTCCGGGACGTGGAGCTGTGTGTCGAACTCGACCGCGAGCAGGACATCATCGACTTCTGGGACGAAGTCCGTACCTTCGTCGGCTGCAAACTGGAAGACGCCACCACGCCCGGCGACGCCGTCGACATGTACGTCCTCCACAAGCTCCACGGCGAGTTCGCGCTCCCCTCGAAAGGCCAACAGGAGAGCGAGGACTACGAGGGCGGGGCCGTGTTCGACCCCATCACCGGCGTTCGTGAAAATGTCACGGTTCTAGACTTGAAATCATTGTACCCGATGTGCATGGTGACGACTAACGCCAGCCCGGAGACAAAGGTCGACCCCGATGCCTACGACGGCGACACCTACCGCGCGCCCAACGGCACCCACTTTCGGAAAGAACCGGACGGCGTCATCCGGGAGATGGTCGACGAACTCCTGTCAGAACGAGAGGAAAAGAAGACCAAGCGAAATGAATTCGATCCCGAAAACCCGGATTATGGGCGCTTAGACCGCCAGCAAGCGGCAGTTAAGGTGATAATGAACTCGTTATACGGCGTTTTGGGATGGGATCGCTTCCGCCTCTACGACAAGGAGATGGGAGCCGCCGTTACCGCCACCGGTCGCGAGGTCATCGACTACACCGACGAAGTCGTTGCCGACGAGGGGTACGAGGTCGTCTACGGCGACACCGACTCCGTCATGCTCCAGCTTGGCGATGTGGGTCCCAACGACGTAGAAGGCGACGTCGAAATCACCGACGAGATGCGCGAGAAGCACCCCGAAATGGGTGACGACGAACTCGAACTCATCGCCACGACCATTCAGAAAGGGTTCGAGCTGGAGGAGACGATCAACGCCTCTTACGACGAGTTCGCGATGGAGCAGCTCAACGCCGAGTTCCACCGCTTCGAGATCGAGTTCGAGAAGCTCTACCGGCGGTTCTTCCAGGCGGGGAAAAAGAAGCGCTACGCGGGCAACATCGTCTGGAAGGAGGGCAAGCACGTCGACGACATCGACATCACGGGCTTCGAGTACCAGCGCTCGGATATCGCCCCCATCACCAAACGGGTCCAGAAAGAGGTCATCGACCGCATCGTCCGCGGTGAGGATGCCGAGTCCATCAAGCAGTATGTCAGCGATGTTATCGAGGATTATCAGGACGGCAACGTCAACTACGACGACGTGGGCATTCCCGGCGGCATCGGGAAGAAACTCGACAACTACGACACCGACACCGCACAGGTCCGGGGCGCGAAGTACGCCAACCTCCTGCTGGGGACGAATTTCCAGAGCGGGTCGAAGCCAAAGCGGCTGTATCTCGACCGAGTCCACTCGGATTTCTTCCAGCGAATCGAGGACGAGGAGGGGCTGGACCCCCAGCGGGACCCGCTGTACGGCGAGTTCCGACGGGACCCCGACGTGATCTGCTTCGAGTACGCGGACCAGATTCCCGAGGAGTTCGAAATCGACTGGGACAAGATGCTCGATAAGACGCTGAAAGGCCCGATTGCTCGGATTCTGGAAGCCATGGATATCTCTTGGGAGGAGGTCAAGTCCGGTCAGGAACAGACGGGACTCGGGAGCTTCATGTAA
- a CDS encoding DUF7331 family protein, with product MSHHASPHGEADRSEELRSEPALPDAIQTTETYETEEGTVFYDAENPLAWLQTDTALTLQEIA from the coding sequence ATGTCGCACCACGCATCCCCCCACGGCGAGGCGGATAGGTCCGAAGAACTGCGGTCGGAGCCGGCGCTCCCGGACGCCATCCAGACGACCGAGACCTACGAGACCGAGGAGGGGACAGTGTTTTACGACGCCGAGAACCCTCTCGCGTGGCTGCAGACCGATACGGCGCTCACCTTACAGGAGATCGCCTGA
- a CDS encoding DUF7322 domain-containing protein, translating to MDIPGEDDPNQSPGVLSEKSEHEPAEFDPESLGPDVPSPSDSDYDGEATGLFVRLVIVFNVALLALSLGPMLAYFEGQVDLGIRIFLVGVIAFGYGTFRYVKFERERKSDDDEGETAETTDTQPDSAESGDHNG from the coding sequence ATGGATATCCCCGGCGAGGACGACCCCAACCAGAGCCCGGGGGTTCTCTCCGAAAAGAGCGAGCACGAACCCGCTGAGTTCGATCCGGAGAGCCTCGGCCCGGACGTACCCTCGCCGTCAGACAGCGATTACGATGGCGAGGCCACGGGCCTGTTCGTCAGGCTCGTTATCGTGTTCAACGTCGCGCTGCTGGCCCTCTCGCTCGGGCCGATGCTGGCCTACTTCGAGGGGCAGGTCGACCTCGGGATACGGATCTTCCTCGTCGGTGTCATCGCCTTCGGCTACGGAACGTTTCGGTACGTGAAGTTCGAGCGGGAGCGCAAATCGGACGACGACGAGGGCGAAACAGCCGAGACAACGGATACCCAGCCTGACAGCGCGGAGTCGGGCGACCACAACGGCTAA